The Periplaneta americana isolate PAMFEO1 chromosome 10, P.americana_PAMFEO1_priV1, whole genome shotgun sequence genome includes a window with the following:
- the LOC138707861 gene encoding uncharacterized protein codes for MGALRLVVLSATLLVPTWAIYPGYFGFPSAAGPFYPAVIPQQYQPQPLFSYSIYTAPSSAAVASPAPMAKSIYTAPDDTFRGYSFQTEYEGGGKSEVVFVTGPQANQVLQKSVELIRTIAAPEPGEITGRSLIINTTNISTTPAPISTESSPGSPVASFYRVQLYPAQTSPIFGAPAPLQNLISSFAYSITNDIAATATSTAENAGEAQESMIQGTTVTSPAPAETPKTTSPPQTTTQPPTEETSTTSTATTTTTIATPTSTSAPSQINQTPAEETNEVSDSSTTTAASDEIMETTST; via the coding sequence GTGGTGCTGAGTGCAACTCTTTTGGTGCCAACATGGGCGATATATCCTGGCTACTTCGGTTTCCCTTCAGCAGCAGGTCCATTTTATCCTGCTGTTATCCCACAACAGTATCAACCACAACCACTCTTTTCATACAGCATCTACACAGCACCATCATCTGCTGCAGTTGCTTCTCCAGCACCAATGGCAAAATCAATCTACACTGCACCTGATGACACATTCCGTGGCTACTCCTTCCAAACCGAATATGAGGGTGGAGGAAAAAGTGAAGTGGTTTTTGTGACAGGTCCACAAGCCAATCAAGTTTTACAGAAATCAGTAGAACTCATTCGCACGATTGCAGCTCCTGAACCTGGAGAAATTACAGGTCgttcattaattattaataccaCAAACATATCCACAACTCCAGCACCAATATCCACAGAGTCCTCACCAGGAAGTCCTGTAGCCTCCTTCTATCGTGTCCAACTCTACCCTGCACAAACATCTCCAATATTTGGAGCTCCTGCTCCCTTACAGAATCTCATTTCATCTTTTGCCTACAGTATCACTAATGATATTGCTGccactgctacttctactgctgAGAATGCTGGGGAAGCACAAGAAAGCATGATACAAGGGACGACAGTAACATCACCAGCACCCGCAGAAACTCCCAAAACTACAAGTCCTCCACAAACCACAACTCAACCACCTACTGAGGAAACTTCGACAACTTCGACGGCAACAACCACAACCACTATTGCTACTCCTACATCAACATCAGCGCCATCTCAGATCAATCAAACTCCAGCTGAAGAGACAAATGAAGTATCCGATTCAAGTACAACAACTGCTGCATCTGATGAGATAATGGAAACAACAAGCACTTAA